The Balneola sp. MJW-20 genome contains a region encoding:
- a CDS encoding phytoene desaturase yields the protein MKKKIIVIGSGFGGLGAASRLLSAGHDVTVLEKRDKLGGRAYVYEQNGFKFDGGPTVITAPFMFDDIWEAAGKKREDYVEFVPCDPFYRIFDADCKHFDYNNDHDFTIEEIKKRNPDDVEGYEKFLSTTKAIFDKGFVELADQPFLKFTDMLKVAPDLIKLQSYKTVYKYVAQFIKDDFLRQCFSFHPLLVGGNPFDTTSIYAMIHYLEREWGVHYAMGGTGAIVNAFEKLITEQGGKFHLEAEVEEILVKNGKATGVRLKNGEILEADVVVSNADVAFTYKNLINPMHRKKYTDRKIERTKYSMSLFVIYFGTKKRYLDSGLAHHNIILGERYKGLLDDIFHKKHLAEDFSLYLHMPTITDPSIAPEGHEGFYVLSPVPHLDSGTDWEEFAPKYRDAIMNFLEENYLPDLQENLVAEHYIDPLHFQDVLNSYKGSAFSVEPILTQSAWFRPHNKSEDVDDLYFVGAGTHPGAGLPGVLSSSIIAQDLIGKA from the coding sequence ATGAAAAAGAAAATTATTGTTATCGGAAGCGGGTTTGGCGGTTTAGGAGCTGCCTCAAGGTTACTTTCAGCGGGTCATGATGTGACCGTCCTGGAAAAAAGAGATAAATTAGGAGGCCGTGCTTATGTCTATGAGCAGAACGGTTTCAAATTTGACGGCGGTCCTACGGTGATCACCGCTCCTTTCATGTTTGATGACATCTGGGAAGCAGCAGGTAAGAAAAGGGAAGATTATGTGGAGTTTGTCCCCTGCGATCCTTTCTATCGAATATTCGATGCCGACTGCAAACACTTCGACTATAATAACGATCATGATTTCACTATTGAGGAGATCAAGAAGAGAAACCCCGATGATGTTGAGGGATATGAAAAATTCCTGAGTACCACCAAAGCCATTTTTGACAAAGGATTTGTGGAGCTGGCTGACCAGCCTTTCCTGAAATTTACTGATATGCTGAAGGTAGCTCCGGACCTTATCAAACTGCAGTCTTACAAAACAGTATATAAGTATGTGGCTCAGTTTATCAAAGATGACTTCCTGAGACAGTGTTTCTCATTTCATCCACTCCTGGTAGGCGGTAATCCTTTTGATACTACTTCCATCTATGCAATGATCCATTATCTCGAAAGAGAATGGGGAGTGCATTATGCCATGGGTGGAACCGGGGCAATCGTCAATGCTTTTGAGAAACTGATCACAGAGCAGGGCGGCAAGTTCCATCTCGAAGCCGAAGTGGAAGAGATCCTGGTCAAGAACGGTAAAGCCACCGGGGTGCGTCTTAAGAATGGTGAAATCCTGGAAGCGGATGTTGTAGTGTCTAATGCTGATGTTGCCTTCACTTATAAGAATCTCATCAACCCGATGCACCGTAAAAAATATACCGACCGTAAGATCGAGCGAACCAAGTATAGTATGTCTCTTTTTGTGATCTACTTCGGTACTAAAAAGCGGTATCTCGACTCCGGACTGGCACATCATAACATTATTCTGGGTGAACGATACAAAGGGTTACTGGATGATATCTTTCATAAGAAACATCTGGCTGAAGACTTCTCCCTGTATCTGCACATGCCTACCATCACCGACCCAAGTATTGCACCGGAAGGCCATGAAGGCTTTTATGTACTCTCTCCGGTCCCCCATCTTGACAGCGGAACCGACTGGGAAGAGTTCGCCCCCAAATATCGTGATGCGATCATGAATTTCCTGGAAGAGAATTACCTGCCTGACCTGCAGGAGAACCTGGTCGCCGAGCATTATATTGATCCGCTTCACTTCCAGGATGTACTGAACAGTTATAAAGGATCCGCCTTCTCGGTTGAACCGATCCTTACACAGTCGGCCTGGTTCCGCCCGCATAATAAGTCAGAGGATGTAGATGACCTCTATTTTGTTGGAGCAGGGACGCATCCGGGAGCCGGTCTTCCGGGAGTGCTGAGCAGTTCGATTATTGCGCAGGATTTGATAGGGAAGGCGTAA
- a CDS encoding septal ring lytic transglycosylase RlpA family protein, whose product MRSIQTLIIVISFSFYLVSCGTTRRGATPSSEKRNVSTADAREIESGVASWYGPQFNGKLTANGEIYDMDGFTAAHRTLPFNTILLVENLDNGNTVQVRVNDRGPFAKDRIIDLSRGAAKKMEMIGPGTARVRLYLLEGDLENSRVTDLKVMNFTVQLGSFQNRDDAERRSREISGSRVEEIRLNGKRYYRVYYGSYTDRDLATEQKRRLQSRGFTGFVKQIEND is encoded by the coding sequence ATGAGATCTATTCAAACCCTGATTATTGTAATCAGTTTTTCATTCTATCTGGTTTCCTGCGGGACGACCCGCCGTGGTGCCACTCCATCATCCGAAAAACGCAACGTTTCCACCGCTGATGCCCGGGAGATCGAATCCGGAGTTGCCAGCTGGTACGGCCCCCAGTTTAACGGGAAACTCACTGCCAACGGCGAGATCTATGATATGGATGGTTTTACTGCGGCTCACCGAACCCTTCCGTTCAACACCATACTATTGGTTGAAAATCTGGATAACGGAAATACGGTTCAGGTCCGGGTTAATGACCGGGGGCCTTTTGCCAAAGACCGTATCATTGACCTGTCGCGCGGTGCTGCCAAAAAAATGGAGATGATAGGTCCGGGAACCGCCCGCGTGCGACTTTACCTTCTCGAAGGAGACCTGGAAAATTCAAGAGTAACCGATCTCAAGGTGATGAATTTCACCGTACAGCTGGGTTCTTTCCAGAACCGCGACGATGCAGAACGGAGATCGCGTGAAATCTCCGGCTCACGGGTTGAAGAGATCAGGCTGAATGGCAAAAGATATTACCGGGTATATTACGGGTCTTACACCGACCGGGACCTGGCAACTGAGCAAAAAAGAAGGCTTCAGTCTCGTGGCTTTACCGGTTTTGTAAAACAAATTGAAAATGATTGA